GTCTGGTTCAGGCCGAACAGGCGCAGCGCGCCCCCCGCCCCGTTCAGGCGCTTGGCCGTGCCGAGCAGGACGCGAAGTCCGGCGCTGCTGATGTAGTCGAGCGCCGTGAAGTCGACGACCATTTTCCGCCCGCCACTCGCGAGCATCCCGTCGAGCGCCTGCTGTGCCTGCGGCGAGGTGTTGCTGTCGAGATTCCCCGCGATGCCGACGACAGTGACGCCGTGCTCGATGCGCGTGGTGATGTTCATGGACCGTCCTCCGCGTCAGCCGCCGTTCGCCCACCTGCCAGGAGCTTCGCCAGCACGACGACGTTCCGAC
This window of the Gemmatimonadales bacterium genome carries:
- a CDS encoding STAS domain-containing protein — encoded protein: MNITTRIEHGVTVVGIAGNLDSNTSPQAQQALDGMLASGGRKMVVDFTALDYISSAGLRVLLGTAKRLNGAGGALRLFGLNQTVQEVFDISGFSTILAVFATEADALKGF